The following nucleotide sequence is from Catonella massiliensis.
AGAGGAAAATATCACTATATAAGATAAACCTAGCAAACAGATAGGCATATAGTTAAAACTTATAACAATACATAAAATCAAACGATTTTTCAAATGAGATATTTAGTGGTATTATAAGTCCATCAAAAACAACCACAAAAAATAAGGTTGACAGAGTATATGAAAAAAGATTATTTGAAAAGGAGATTTACATTATGAGCAAATACAGATTTGAAACCTTACAGTTACACGTTGGACAGGAGCAGGCAGACCCTACTACAGATGCAAGAGCGGTACCTATTTATCAGACTACTTCTTATGTATTTCATAACAGCAAACACGCGGCTGATAGATTTGGCTTAGCAGATCCGGGTAACATCTATGGAAGACTTACCAATTCCACCCAGGATGTACTTGAGAAGAGAATAGCTGCTCTTGAAGGTGGAAGTGCTGCTCTGGCATTGGCGTCAGGTTCATCGGCAATTACTTATACTATCGAAGCTCTGGCTGCAAATGGCGGACATATAGTTGCACAGAAGACAATCTACGGAGGAAGCTACAATCTTCTTGCACACACACTTCCTCAGTTTGGAATCGAGACAACATTTGTAGATATACATAATCTTGCTGAGGTAGAAGCGGCAATTAAGGATAACACCAGAGGAATATTTATTGAAACTCTTGGCAATCCTAACAGTGATATTCCTGATATTGATGCGGTTTCTGAGCTTGCTCATAAACATGGACTTCCTGTAGTAGTTGACAATACCTTCGGAACTCCTTATTTAATCAGACCTTTTGAGCATGGTGCAGACATAGTAGTACACTCAGCTACAAAGTTCATAGGAGGACATGGAACTACTTTGGGCGGTGTAGTTGTTGAATCAGGTAAGTTTGACTGGAAGGCTAGCGGAAAGTATGGCAATATTGCAGAGCCAAACCCTAGCTACCACGGCATTTCCTTCTATGATGCTGTTGGTCCTGCTGCCTTTGTTACCTATATACGAGCAATTCTCCTAAGAGATACAGGAGCTGCAATATCTCCATTTAATGCCTTCCTTCTCTTACAGGGTGTGGAGACTCTTTCTTTAAGACTTGACAGACATGTTGAGAATACCAAGAAGGTTGTGGACTTCCTTAAGAATCATCCTAAGGTTCTAAAGGTTAACCATCCATCACTTCCTGAACATCCTGACCACGAGCTTTATAAGAAGTATTTTCCAAATGGGGGTGCTTCCATATTTACGATTGAGATTAAGGGAGGAAAGGAAGAAGCTTGGAAGTTCATAGATAACCTTAAGATATTCTCCCTCCTTGCCAATGTGGCTGATGTAAAGTCACTTGTTATCCACCCTGCAACCACAACTCATTCACAGCTTAATGAGAAGGAGCTTGCTGAGCAGAACATTAAGCAAAATACAATTAGACTTTCAATAGGAACAGAGCATATAGATGATATAATAGCAGACCTTGAAGGTGGTTTTGCCGCTATATAAAATAAAGTGAGATGTTGACTTTTTATATAAATCTGTATTATAATGTGAACAGGCGAAAGGTTATCAATAGCCATAAATTCAAAACCCCCAAGAGATGGTAGCTCTTGGGGGTTTCTATTCCGTTTTTTTAAGGTGGCTTATTCCTTTTTAGACTGGTTGCCATTTTTCTTTTCTCTGTTCAGCCATTTGCAGATATAGTTGGCGACTATACCTGCTGCAACAGAGCTCAAAAAGGTTATCAATGATTCCATAAATTCACCTCCCTTCTATGCCTAGTGGGAGAGGCAACATATTGATTATATCATAAACTATTTAGAAATTATACAGCGTTTTACAGCAATGTAAGACGCTTTTTTCTTTTTTAAAATCTTTTTTTAAACTTTAAGGTTCATTTTAGGTTCGTAGTTTATTATGTATTCATAAAATAAATCACATAAAAAAAAGACAGAGAAAATAATAAAAAATGAAAGGAGGAAAACTTATGGGACAGGGTACATTTCAGAGGTTTGAAATAAAGTTCTTATTAAGTAAAGAACAAAAGGAAGCAGTACTTGAAGCAATGAAGCCTTATATGAAGGCAGACAGCTACGGCAACAGTACAATAAGAAATATCTACTTTGACAAACCTGATTTTTTACTCATAAGGCATTCTCTTGATAAGCCAATTTATAAAGAAAAGCTTAGGGTAAGAAGTTATAAAAAGGTAAATGAAGAGGATAAGGTATTCATAGAACTAAAA
It contains:
- a CDS encoding O-acetylhomoserine aminocarboxypropyltransferase/cysteine synthase family protein → MSKYRFETLQLHVGQEQADPTTDARAVPIYQTTSYVFHNSKHAADRFGLADPGNIYGRLTNSTQDVLEKRIAALEGGSAALALASGSSAITYTIEALAANGGHIVAQKTIYGGSYNLLAHTLPQFGIETTFVDIHNLAEVEAAIKDNTRGIFIETLGNPNSDIPDIDAVSELAHKHGLPVVVDNTFGTPYLIRPFEHGADIVVHSATKFIGGHGTTLGGVVVESGKFDWKASGKYGNIAEPNPSYHGISFYDAVGPAAFVTYIRAILLRDTGAAISPFNAFLLLQGVETLSLRLDRHVENTKKVVDFLKNHPKVLKVNHPSLPEHPDHELYKKYFPNGGASIFTIEIKGGKEEAWKFIDNLKIFSLLANVADVKSLVIHPATTTHSQLNEKELAEQNIKQNTIRLSIGTEHIDDIIADLEGGFAAI